A DNA window from Cutaneotrichosporon cavernicola HIS019 DNA, chromosome: 2 contains the following coding sequences:
- a CDS encoding uncharacterized protein (Zinc-binding dehydrogenase) has protein sequence MTVANNTVWEYTRAGRLSSTIAQAARAIPEPGPSELVIQVRAAALNPVDEQLAQSPPSLLSFLGCAIPSPSKPLVPTSDFAGVVVASKSAAYVVGDEVYGQRFSADGNGFLATYVKVEASAPFVKKPKGLGWTDAAAVPLVYTTVYDALVEWGRLSMGGEEGLSVLVLGGSSGTGHVAVQMAKKMGCNVVASCSGKNAEMVKSLGADEIIDYTTQNVPQAALMSRYAPYAVVLDCVGGTDLLPDLDNLLLDSPQRPELGIYVTIVGDKTSRDAMGGAATNLYTPAQAVRTVLGRLNDHLPRWTRGWTGRRYACIKLNPSKDKLESYEKFMEEGGKVIVDSVWPFGKAREAYERLESARAKGKVVVEVSK, from the exons ATGACAGTAGCGAACAACACGGTCTGGGAATATACCCGCGCCGGCCGACTCTCAAGCACCATCGCGCAAGCGGCGCGCGCTATTCCCGAGCCCGGCCCCAGCGAGCTAGTCATCCAAGTCCGCGCGGCTGCCCTCAAccccgtcgacgagcaACT CGCGCAAtctccaccctccctcctctccttcctgGGCTGCgccatcccctccccttccaAGCCACTCGTCCCAACCTCCGACTTCGCGGGCGTCGTTGTGGCTTCCAAGAGTGCAGCCTATGTGGTTGGAGACGAGGTATACGGCCAGCGCTTTAGCGCAGACGGTAACGGCTTCCTGGCCACATatgtcaaagtcgaggCATCTGCGCCATTTGTCAAAAAACCCAAGGGCCTGGGATGGACCGACGCAGCAGCTGTCCCCTTGGTGTATACTACCGTCTACGATGCGCTGGTGGAATGGGGCCGCCTCTCAatgggaggggaggagggactCAGCGTCCTGGTCCTTGGGGGAAGTAGTGGGACTGGTCATGTTGCCGTGCAGATGGCCAAGAAGATGGGGTGTAATGTAGTGGCAAGCTGTTCGGGCAAGAACGCTGAGATGGTCAAGAGCCTAGGCGCTGATGAG ATTATCGACTACACTACCCAAAACGTACCGCAAGCCGCCCTCATGTCGCGGTACGCTCCATACGCTGTCGTCCTTGACTGCGTTGGTGGAACTGATCTCCTGCCCGATCTCGATAATTTGCTTCTCGACAGTCCACAACGGCCCGAGTTGGGAATCTACGTCACGATCGTAGGGGACAAGACTAGTCGGGACGCGATGGGCGGCGCCGCGACCAATTTATACACCCCAGCACAGGCTGTTCGCACCGTCCTTGGGAGGTTGAACGATCACCTCCCCCGTTGGACGCGGGGTtggacggggaggaggtaCGCTTGCATCAAGCTGAATCCGAGTAAGGATAAGCTCGAGAGTTATGAGAAGTTtatggaggagggggggaaggtAATCGTTGATTCGGTGTGGCCTTTCGGCAAGGCGAGAGAGGCGTACGAGCGCCTGGAGAGTGCAAGGGCAAAGGGTAAAGTCGTGGTTGAAGTGTCAAAGTGA
- the ucp12 gene encoding uncharacterized protein (ATP-dependent RNA helicase A), with the protein MAPKRRPVNVVRSGNAGNSSKAKPDPKKDANGTTDPDKPVRPPPLFPVGYKSPVTILNEKCQKAGWERPIIDVKANKGTPTTFSGAVTLRKRKNKNVYDLDTVRMMPHPPLQIDSDAMAKHFVATYALFRFCSHLPMAMTLPPTIRPYWSELLAEKGSAPAHREWEWNADPFAAKKEVEERQSKKADKERAVEESKAEARGERGSGRSTPAAPDGRKHGRAWEEAPEVRMAPALREMVEGVVKKMMKRFPSAVMEATRDMGGSGSNTPSGAATPSTPALDLQSVKKQLDTLGFRPAHVASCLSALAAAHARLHSGAGGSSDPLVLSLNLLSPLEAAIEWLLLHLPEDDLPARYRPGTSGANMVTGATVGGQEQLVRGWLVDKLVRDAGFPRKAVESVLSIEGRESLALEMLGRRLCGWHGTDGGWGDAEVIPAEEDEERQVCRDEEMLALDAVLGERFRHVSGEGGAADEIAVDLDAGKERLTLHVVLDAYSPYPSPQYPQRAPAFYLTSTTLPAYMRLHLHADMLRAFRDPERHDLVAVLEAGMGGVVLSMAEHLETAIPGVVAHPPDLAQVTKHLVPHVEEEEEAPVARAAKKVQRTRGPRRRREPTTAEHEAVRRAHERLLANPAYAPMLAERQKLPAWKTRGEICGALDSSRVLVVVGETGCGKSTQLPQFILDHEIAAGRGASTNIIVTQPRRVAAMGVASRVAQERLEDVDTKPESVGYSIRGEHRSSRDTRVLFCTTGVVLRRLGTGDTDLADVSHVIVDEAHERGVDTDLLICLLRDLLARNKHIKVVLMSATINEKIFIDYFGGCPSLTIPGFTHPVKDYYLEDVIPNLSYKPTPSRFGPRLNEEQKASMRADYEKLGLAEDDLRALEVISQADRIDYGLVAATVKHIVDTADSNGALLIFMPGVMEIRQCIQELQSTPLGAVEILPLHANLSSAEQRRVFPSTAPRRKIVVATNVAETSVTIPDVVYVVDTGRVKETQYDADNGLQRLVECWTSRASGRQRRGRAGRTQPGQCFKLYTRRTENNSMPRFPVPEILRTPLEALFLQVKAMDEDTDVRAFLGRALDPPKMDAIDAAWQTLLDLGAVESEKHTARLTAMGRHMSMIPVDLRLSKMLVLGTVFKVLDPVLTIAALLSSKPLFTSPLDRRDEAKRAREAFSTARSDLLTDAKAYDAVSKLRGAEARRFCEANFISPSALRDITSLRSDFSAALTQIGFLERGAAALAAASSQAHDTNLVKAVLVGGLYPRVARIALPEAQFERLSHGTLQKDHEAKQVRFFDTQGRVFLHPSSIMFAESGWKRGYVAYFSKAETSKVFLRDATDVPLYALLLFGGAITLNHYVGGIMLGNGAVKLRAGTRIGVLCAQLRRLLDAQLAELVESPHGAADVRGDVTAAMAALLARDGLTQ; encoded by the exons ATGGCTCCAAAACGCCGGCCCGTCAATGTTGTGCGCTCTGGCAATGCGGGTAACTcgtccaaggccaagccGGACCCTAAGAAGGACGCAAATGGCACCACGGACCCGGACAAGCCAGTGCGGCCCCCACCACTCTTTCCCGTCGGCTACAAAAGCCCTGTGACGATTCTGAATGAGAAATGTCAGAAGGCCGGGTGGGAGCGCCCCATCATCGATGTT aaaGCCAACAAGGGTACGCCGACTACCTTCAGTGGCGCGGTGACGttgcgcaagcgcaagaaCAAGAACGTCTATGACCTCGACACAGTACGGATGATGCCGCACCCGCCGCTTCAGATCGACTCTGATGCGATGGCGAAACACTTTGTCGCGACGTACGCGCTCTTCCGCTTCTGCTCGCACCTTCCAATGGCGATGACGCTTCCCCCAACGATCAGGCCGTACTGGTCCGAGCTGTTAGCGGAGAAGGGGTCGGCTCCTGCACATAGGGAATGGGAATGGAATGCGGACCCGTTCGcggcgaagaaggaggtcgaggaacggcagtcgaagaaggccgacaaggagcgcgcggtggaggagagcaaGGCTGAGGCTCGGGGAGAACGGGGGAGCGGACGGAGcacgcccgccgcgccggaCGGTCGCAAACACGGGCGCGCATGGGAGGAGGCACCGGAGGTACGTATGGCGCCGGCGTTGCGCGAGAtggtcgagggcgtcgtcAAGAAGATGATGAAGCGTTTCCCGAGCGCCGTGATGGAAGCGACCCGTGATATGGGCGGGAGTGGCTCCAACACTCCAAGCGGAGCAgcgacgccatcgacgcCAGCGCTGGACCTGCAGAGCGTCAAGAAGCagctcgacacgctcggGTTCCGGCCCGCTCACGTCGCGAGCTGTCTctccgcgctcgcggccgcccaCGCGCGGCTCCATTccggcgcgggcggcagCTCGGACCCGCTCGTCCTGAGCTTGAACTTGCTGTCACCGCTCGAGGCTGCTATCGAAtggctcctcctccacctgcCCGAGGACGATCTGCCTGCCCGTTACCGCCCCGGTACGTCAGGCGCCAACATGGTAACTGGTGCGACTGTGGGTGGCCAGGAACAACTGGTGCGTGGATGGCTggtcgacaagctcgtgcgcgacgccgGATTCCCGCGCAAAGCTGTGGAATCTGTGCTGAGCATCGAGGGGCGCGAAtctctcgccctcgagatGCTGGGCCGCCGTCTTTGCGGGTGGCACGGCACCGACGGGGGATGGGGTGACGCCGAAGTCATTcccgccgaggaggacgaggagcggcaAGTTTGCAGAGACGAAGAGATGCTTGCCCTCGATGCTGTGCTCGGCGAACGATTCCGGCACGTCTCGGGagagggcggcgcggcggatGAGATCGcagtcgacctcgacgccggcaaGGAGCGGCTGACCCTCCACGTCGTGCTGGACGCGTACTCTCCCTATCCGTCGCCACAGTATCCGCAACGCGCTCCCGCCTTCTATCtgacgagcacgacgcTGCCGGCATACATGCGCCTTCACCTGCACGCTGATATGCTGCGTGCGTTCCGCGACCCCGAACGacacgacctcgtcgccgtgctAGAGGCCGGTATGGGAGGTGTCGTGCTCAGCATGGCTGAGCATTTGGAGACTGCCATTCCCGGAGTTGTCGCGCACCCACCCGACCTTGCGCAGGTCACGAAGCACCTCGTCCCccacgtcgaggaggaggaggaggcacCGGTCGCCCGTGCGGCGAAGAAGGTCCAGCGCACGCGTGggccgcggcgtcgacgtgaGCCCACCACCGCGGAACACGAGGCTGTGCGCCGCGCCCACGAACGTCTGCTCGCCAACCCGGCCTATGCGCCGATGCTTGCTGAACGGCAGAAGCTGCCTGCGTGGAAGACGCGCGGGGAGATCTGCGGCGCACTCGACTCGAGccgcgtccttgtcgtTGTGGGTGAGACGGGATGCGGTAAGAGTACGCAGCTCCCCCAGTTTATCCTCGACCACGAGATTGCCGCCGGCCGCGGCGCGAGCACCAACATCATCGTCACGCAGCCGCGGCGAGTCGCTGCAATGGGGGTTGCCTCGCGTGTCGCGCAGgaacgcctcgaggacgtcgacaccAAGCCCGAGAGCGTGGGCTACAGTATCCGCGGAGAGCACCGCTCGAGCCGCGACACACGCGTGCTCTTCTGCACGACAGGTGTCGTGCTCCGCCGCCTGGGAACCGGGGATACCGATCTGGCGGACGTCAGCCATGTCATTGTGGATGAGGCGCACGAGCGCGGTGTCGACAccgacctcctcatctgTTTGTTGCGGGACCTTCTGGCACGCAACAAGCACATCAAGGTTGTCCTCATGTCCGCGACCATCAACGAAAAGATCTTCATCGACTACTTTGGCGGCTGCCCCTCGCTTACGATTCCGGGGTTCACTCATCCGGTCAAGGACTACTACCTGGAAGACGTGATCCCCAACTTGAGCTACAAGCCTACTCCAAGCCGCTTCGGGCCGCGCCTGAACGAGGAGCAGAAGGCTTCTATGCGCGCCGACTACGAGAAGCTCGGGCTGGCTGAGGACGACCTCCGCGCGCTCGAAGTCATCTCGCAAGCCGACCGGATCGATTacggcctcgtcgcggcgaCAGTTAAGCATATCGTGGACACGGCGGACAGTAACGGCGCATTGCTCATCTTCATGCCTGGTGTCATGGAGATCCGGCAGTGTATCCAGGAGCTCCAATCCACTCCTCTCGGTGCAGTCGAGatcctccccctccacGCCAACCTGTCGTCGGCGGAACAGCGGCGCGTCTTTCCCTCCACAGCGCCACGGCGCAAGATTGTCGTCGCGACGAACGTGGCCGAGACGTCCGTCACCATCCCCGACGTCGTGTATGTTGTCGACACTGGACGCGTCAAGGAGACTCAGTATGATGCCGACAACGGCCTCCAGCGCCTGGTGGAGTGCTGGACTTCGCGTGCGTCGGGCCGGCAGCGACGCGGTCGTGCAGGCCGTACCCAGCCTGGCCAGTGCTTTAAGCTGTATACGCGCCGGACAGAGAACAACAGTATGCCGCGTTTCCCTGTCCCGGAGATCCTGCGGACGCCGCTCGAAGCCCTCTTCCTTCAAGTGAaggcgatggacgaggacacggACGTGCGTGCGTTCCTaggccgcgcgctcgacccaCCGAAAATGGACGCAATCGACGCGGCATGGCAGACGCTCCtggacctcggcgcggtcgagagCGAGAAGCATACGGCGCGCCTTACCGCCATGGGAAGGCACATGTCCATGATTCCCGTCGACCTCCGCCTGTCCAAGATGCTCGTCCTGGGCACCGTCTTCAAGGTCCTTGACCCCGTGctcaccatcgccgccCTGCTGTCCTCCAAGCCGCTCTTCACATCTCCCCTGGATAGGCGagacgaggccaagcgcgcacGCGAGGCCTTCTCCACCGCCCGCTCAGACCTCTTAACCGACGCAAAGGCGTACGACGCGGTCTCGAAACTACGCGGAGCCGAAGCCCGCAGATTCTGCGAGGCAAACTTCATCTCCCCCTCGGCTTTGCGGGACATCACCTCCCTCCGGTCCGACTTTTCCGCCGCGCTCACCCAAATCGGgttcctcgagcgcggcgccgcAGCCCTCGCTGCAGCCTCTTCTCAAGCTCACGATACCAACTTGGTAAAAGCAGTCCTTGTTGGAGGGCTCTATCCCCGCGTGGCGCGTATCGCTTTGCCAGAAGCCCAATTCGAACGGCTCTCCCATGGAACCCTACAGAAAGATCACGAGGCCAAGCAAGTACGCTTCTTCGATACGCAGGGACgcgtcttcctccacccGTCGAGCATCATGTTTGCAGAATCTGGCTGGAAGAGGGGCTACGTCGCCTACTTTTCCAAGGCTGAGACGTCCAAGGTCTTCTTGCGCGACGCAACCGACGTGCCGTTGTACgcgttgttgttgtttGGAGGCGCGATCACGCTCAACCATTACGTCGGCGGGATCATGCTTGGGAATGGGGCTGTCAAACTTCGGGCTGGGACGAGGATTGGTGTCCTCTGCGCCCAGCTTAGGAGGTTGTTGGACGCGCAGttggccgagctcgttgagAGTCCCCATGGCGCGGCCGATGTGCGCGGTGACGTGACGGCCGCTATGGCGGCGCTGTTGGCCAGAGATGGGTTGACGCAGTAG
- the AFG3 gene encoding uncharacterized protein (Peptidase family M41) — MYRFSSLRSVAGPARRRLAMPAFAPLRFARAYATPTGQPRPDDNSPTPAGLEGVFGGGRRGTHKPAANGNSGESNKETTEGKEDTSERKPLRLSDESKKKKAATGGGGAGGSGGSGGGAPNGNFGGMTPNQLLLALISTYALYSLTSPGSGNTREITWQEFRNQLLARGLVSSLEVVNRNKVRVHLHNPIASSNTTGSTSTGAGPQSPTAGPAPYVFTIGSLEAFENLLRETQDELGIPPAERVPVSYHDETSMINIAMQMAPTILLMGFFIWMARRTTSGMGGGGPGGMFGVGKSKAKQFNEDMDVGVRFKDVAGMDEAKEEIMEFVKFLKEPSKYERLGAKIPRGAILSGPPGTGKTLLAKATAGEAKVPFFSVSGSEFVEMFVGVGPSRVRDLFAQAKKNAPAIVFIDEIDAIGKARGKGGNFGGNDERESTLNQLLVEMDGFGTKEHIVVLAGTNRPDVLDPALMRPGRFDRHIAIDRPDISGRRQIFKVHLGPIELSPDLKIDDVAAKLALLTPGFSGADIANVCNEGALRAARRGGDNVTWADFDGAIERVIAGLERKSRVLGKKEKKTVAYHEAGHAVCGWFLEHADPLLKVSIIPRGVGALGYAQYLPKERFLFSTQQLQDRMCMTLGGRVAEELFFGEITTGAQDDLQKVTKTAFEVCANYGMNPDIGPVSFGNREQQNEGLQKPFSEKTAEALDMAVKRMITDAHKRTTELLTKHKPEVEKVAKLLLEKEVISREDMHDLLGKRPFENQDEMDEYIEQQLDEKKKEQDAQTKDQGAPVMAIKRMDIKQLEY; from the exons ATGTACCGCTTCTCGTCGCTCCGCAGCGTCGCTGGACCGGCGCGCAGGCGGTTGGCGATGCCTGCGTTCGCGCCGCTTCGCTTCGCGCGCGCATACGCAACCCCAACCGGCCAGCCGCGGCCAGATGACAACTCTCCGACACCagccggcctcgagggcgttttcggcggcggccgccgtGGGACCCACAAGCCGGCTGCCAACGGAAATTCTGGCGAGTCGAACAAGGAAACCACGGAGGGAAAGGAGGACACGTCGGAGCGGAAGCCACTGCGCCTCTCGGACGAgagcaagaagaagaaggcggcgaccggcggcggtggtgctGGTGGTAGCGGTGGTAGCGGAGGTGGCGCGCCGAACGGCAACTTTGGCGGGATGACACCGaaccagctcctccttgccctcatTTCCACATACGCGCTGTACTCGCTCACTTCGCCGGGATCAGGCAACACCCGCGAGATCACCTGGCAGGAGTT ccgCAACCAgcttctcgcgcgcggcctcgtGTCGTCCCTAGAAGTTGTCAACCGTAACAAGGTCCGCGTCCACTTGCACAACCCTATTGCGTCCTCCAACACCACCGGTTCGACGTCAACGGGCGCCGGGCCGCAGTCCCCTACCGCAGGCCCCGCGCCTTACGTCTTTACTATCGGCTCGCTCGAGGCGTTCGAGAACCTGCTCCGCGAGACgcaggacgagctcggcattCCCCCTGCCGAGCGTGTTCCCGTGTCGTACCACGACGAGACGTCCATGATCAACATCGCTATGCAGATGGCACCGACCATTCTCTTGATGGGCTTCTTCATCTGGATGGCGCGCCGGACGACTAGCGGTatgggcggcggtggcccCGGTGGCATGTTTGGCGTTGGCAAgtccaaggccaagcagttcaacgaggacatggacgtcggcgtccgGTTCAAGGACGTCGCTGGTAtggacgaggccaaggaggagattATGGAATTTGTCAAGTTCCTCAAGGAGCCAAGCAAGTACGAGAGGCTTGGTGCCAAGATCCCTCGCGGAGCCATCCTTTCGGGTCCTCCCGGTACTGGTAAGACCCTCCTGGCCAAGGCTACCGCTGGTGAAGCCAAGGTCCCCTTCTTCTCAGTCTCGGGTTCCGAGTTCGTCGAGATGTTCGTCGGTGTTGGTCCGTCGCGTGTGCGTGACCTCTTCGcgcaggccaagaagaaCGCCCCAGCCATCGTCTTCATTGACGAGATCGACGCCATCGGCAAGGCCCGTGGCAAGGGCGGCAACTTTGGCGgcaacgacgagcgcgagtcgaCGCTCAaccagctcctcgttgAGATGGACGGCTTCGGCACCAAGGAGCACATTGTCGTACTGGCTGGTACCAACCGACCGGATGTGCTTGACCCGGCTTTAATGCGCCCCGGCCGTTTCGACCGTCACATTGCCATCGATAGACCGGACATTAGCGGCCGTCGCCAGATCTTCAAGGTCCACCTCGGCCCGATCGAGCTCTCGCCCGACCTGAAGATTGACGATGTTGCGGCGAAGCTCGCGCTTCTTACTCCCGGCTTTTCGGGTGCCGACATTGCCAACGTGTGTAACGAGGGTGCTCTCCgtgcggcgcgtcgcggcggcgacaacGTGACGTGggccgactttgacggCGCTATCGAGCGAGTGAttgccggcctcgagcgcaagtCGCGCGTGCTtggcaagaaggagaagaagacggtCGCGTACCACGAGGCTGGCCACGCCGTGTGTGGCTGGttcctcgagcacgccgacCCGCTACTCAAGGTGTCGATCATTCCCCGTGGCGTCGGTGCGCTCGGCTACGCGCAGTACCTGCCAAAGGAGCGCTTCCTGTTCTCGACGCAGCAGCTGCAGGACCGCATGTGCATGACACTTGGTGGACGTGTGGCTGAGGAACTCTTCTTTGGCGAGATCACGACTGGCGCGCAGGACGACTTGCAAAAGGTCACCAAGACGGCGTTTGAGGTCTGTGCCAACTACGGCATGAACCCCGATATTGGCCCAGTCTCGTTCGGCAACAGAGAGCAGCAGAACGAGGGCCTCCAGAAGCCCTTCTCCGAGAAGACTGCCGAGGCCCTTGACATGGCCGTCAAGAGGATGATCACGGACGCACACAAGCGCACCACTGAGCTTCTCACCAAGCACAAGCCCGAGGTTGAGAAGGTTGCCAAGCTCCtgctcgagaaggaggtcaTAAGCCGCGAGGACATGCAcgatctcctcggcaagcgccCCTT CGAGAACCaggacgagatggacgagtaCATTGAGCaacagctcgacgagaagaagaaggagcaggACGCGCAGACCAAGGACCAGGGCGCGCCCGTGATGGCCATCAAGCGCATGGATatcaagcagctcgagtATTAG
- the SMD3 gene encoding uncharacterized protein (Sm-like ribonucleo protein): protein MANLGVPVKLLHESLGHIVTVELKSGEMYRGKLMEAEDCLNMAMRDITVTARDGRVSQLEQVYIRGSMIRFIIVPDLLANAPMFKRVGPNAMRGRGIGAARGRATIQRANARRGAPRSQGVRR from the exons AtggccaacctcggcgtcccCGTCAAGCTCCTGCACGAGTCGCTGGGCCACATCGTCACGGTCGAACTCAAGAGCGGCGAGATGTACCGCGGCAAGCTGATGGAGG CCGAAGACTGCCTCAACATGGCCATGCGCGACATCACCGtgacggcgcgcgacggACGCGTGTCCCAGCTCGAACAGGTGTACATCCGTGGCAGCATG ATCCGCTTCATTATCGTGCCCGACCTCCTGGCCAACGCGCCCATGTTCAAGCGTGTCGGCCCCAACGCTATGCGCGGGCGCGGTATCGGTGCCGCTCGTGGGCGCGCCACTATCCAACGAG ccaacgctcgccgcggtgcgccgcgcagccAGGGTGTCCGCCGTTAG
- the rad1 gene encoding uncharacterized protein (Repair protein Rad1/Rec1/Rad17), translated as MSAARTQQQHEEPEPEHAPPLLVAEVSDVRHFARLLRGVGLKHNAVMTVSQAGFEVTVEEIKSLCATAWIPTNVFDSFSWTGEPACFEISLDAMLQCLNIFGNAGAGGGALPFVGRKKKRWAGEGEEDETEWGASKGRSTGMRMTWSGPGYPLSIILRDDAKGPVTTCELFTLEPEELMNQPFNDDDRAVYLIIKAEWFRDALLDLPPSCNRVTLRVLPPEQGPLVADTTRLSRDRAIRRNTVGSFTVYAEGDFGNVQFDYPNDREVMDSFECSKRCEYSYHASHIVLLGRALQYALKVCVQIEENGFLCVQVMLPLPEGLAEGMHNGILEFKMHALEDDEYDE; from the exons ATGTCGGCAGCAAGGACACAACAGCAACATGaggagccagagccagagcaCGCGCCACCA ctcCTTGTCGCCGAAGTGTCGGATGTGCGGCACTtcgcccgcctcctccgcggtGTGGGTCTCAAACAC AACGCTGTTATGACTGTCTCGCAGGCAGGATTCGAGGTTACAgtcgaggagatcaagtCTCTCTGTGCGACAGCGTGGATCCCCACCAACGTCTTTGACAGCTTCAGTTGGACGGGCGAACCGGCGTGCTTTGAGATCTCGCTTGATGCGATGCTCCAGTGCCTCAACATCTTCGGTAAcgccggcgcgggcggAGGGGCGTTACCGTTCgtggggaggaagaagaagcggtgggcgggcgagggggaggaggacgagacggagTGGGGCGCGTCCAAGGGAAGGAGTACGGGTATGCGCATGACCTGGTCGGGGCCGGGGTATCCATTGAGCATCATCCT ACGCGACGACGCTAAGGGGCCCGTAACGACCTGCGAGCTGTTCACCCTCGAGCCGGAGGAGCTCATGAACCAGCCgttcaacgacgacgaccg TGCCGTGTATCTCATCATCAAG GCTGAGTGGTTCCGTGATGCCCTGctcgaccttcctccatcctGTAACCGCGTGACCCTCCGTGTGCTGCCGCCCGAACAAGGACCACTGGTGGCTGATACAACGCGCTTATCGCGTGACCGCGCGATACGACGCAACACTGTCGGCTCATTCACGGTgtacgccgagggcgactTTGGCAACGTCCAG TTCGACTACCCAAACGATCGCGAGGTGATGGACTCGTTCGAGTGCTCCAAGCGGTGCGAGTATAG CTACCATGCGTCACACATTGTCCTCTTGGGGCGCGCGCTGCAGTATGCGCTCAAGGTGTGCGTCCAGATCGAGGAGAACGGGTTCCTGTGCGTCCAGGTGATGCTGCCCCTACCCGAGGGGCTGGCCGAGGGCATGCACAATGGTATCCTCGAGTTCAAA ATGcatgcgctcgaggacgatgaaTACGACGAGTGA
- a CDS encoding uncharacterized protein (GAL4-like Zn(II)2Cys6 (or C6 zinc) binuclear cluster DNA-binding domain), whose translation MAEHQAAQPVASPPKTDQPTILELRQEEVAQSAQTVEDPAQQHHDATIHHDATVAAVQAVEQHVQPDAAYAQLQQDQWGGQQYYQVGDHLTGDYSQINGVMPLPGTEHGGEHYESDYSAVAATLSNWAETHPVDQSGAGGVDMVGGNGTGVPLGEQVHNGEMALMSTPLTEKPKKLMLACHFCRGRKLKCDGSRPTCHHCAKRSLACTYDEQVRRRGPGKRTKEMRERAAREAEQAGITALSAEQLAEHLAAHASGTPLAEPPKRAGRKRKSEAIDDEVKKARLLDEDTAAAVAAAQAMHQAEQAHHDVHSLEALSAHEMPHEMQHDLQHEMQHEMQHEMQHDMSHDMSNIDPALAGADGVGVMDLAPLEPGTLGQVIQQLNGQHQQQ comes from the exons ATGGCCGAACATCAAGCAGCGCAACCCGTGGCTAGCCCGCCAAAGACCGACCAGCCTACCATCCTCGAGCTGAGGCAAGAAGAGGTGGCCCAGTCTGCCCAGACCGTCGAGGACCCGGCTCAGCAACACCATGACGCGACCATCCACCACGATGCAACCGTCGCAGCAGTCCAGGCTGTCGAGCAGCACGTCCAACCTGATGCGGCCTACGCCCAGCTTCAGCAGGACCAATGGGGCGGGCAACAGTACTACCAGGTTGGCGACCACCTCACGGGTGACTATTCGCAGATCAATGGCGTCATGCCACTCCCTGGCACCGagcacggcggcgagcacTATGAGAGCGACTACAGTGCTGTGGCTGCAACATTGTCCAACTGGGCCGAAACCCACCCTGTAGACCAGTctggtgctggtggtgTCGACATGGTCGGCGGAAACGGTACCGGGGTTCCTCTCGGCGAGCAGGTCCACAACGGAGAGATGGCGCTCATGTCAACGCCACTTACCGAAAAGCCCAAGAAGCTCATGTTGGCGTGCCACTTCTGCCGTGggcgcaagctcaa ATGCGACGGCAGCCGACCGACGTGCCACCACTGCGCGAAGCGGAGTCTGGCCTGCACATATGACGAGCAGGTCCGCCGCCGTGGACCCGGAAAGCGTACAAAGGAGATGCGGGAACGGGCCGCCCGCGAAGCTGAGCAAGCTGGCATAACTGCCCTTAGTGCAGAGCAGCTTGCCGAACACCTCGCGGCGCATGCTAGCGGGACACCCCTTGCCGAGCCACCCAAGAGGGCAGGCCGCAAGCGCAAATCGGAAGCtatcgacgacgaggtcaagaaggcTCGACTGTTGGACGAGGACACAGCCGCTGCTGTAGctgcggcgcaggcgaTGCACCAAGCCGAGCAGGCTCACCACGACGTCCACTCGCTCGAGGCTCTCTCAGCACACGAGATGCCTCACGAGATGCAGCATGACTTGCAGCACGAGATGCAGCACGAGATGCAACACGAGATGCAGCACGACATGTCGCACGACATGTCCAACATCGACCCTGCGCTGGCCGGTGCGGATGGCGTCGGTGTCATGGACCTTGCGCCGCTCGAGCCTGGTACGCTTGGCCAGGTCATCCAGCAGCTCAATGGACAACACCAGCAACAATGA